A region from the Rhodothermus profundi genome encodes:
- a CDS encoding sulfotransferase domain-containing protein, giving the protein MRTKIQAIFFLRHKCASMWLSAIAERACAMLGIPYVYFYKSTRWGWNFADFYQKTDHPVLGCANPEIDEVRQLQNFRGVHVVRDPRDLIVSAYFSHRYSHWFKPGTEEYAHQERLRRVPKEEGIRLEIEFSERYLRPIADWDFSMPHVLELKFEEVTARPYESILQIFAFLGLLDEDDWTWWRQLIDTPRFVWNRVARRWGGWGRWPRRTIPAEKLLGIVYELQFERLARRSRGQEDPKSHYRKGQPGDWRNHFTEEHVALFKERYPGLLVKLGYEPDDNWSLTARAVPSECTG; this is encoded by the coding sequence ATGCGAACGAAAATTCAGGCTATCTTCTTTCTGCGACATAAGTGTGCCTCCATGTGGCTCAGCGCGATTGCAGAACGCGCCTGTGCTATGTTGGGGATACCTTATGTTTATTTTTATAAAAGCACACGATGGGGGTGGAATTTTGCCGACTTTTACCAGAAAACAGATCATCCTGTCCTTGGTTGTGCCAATCCAGAGATTGACGAAGTACGACAACTTCAGAACTTCCGAGGGGTGCATGTAGTGCGCGATCCGCGCGATCTTATTGTATCGGCTTATTTTTCGCATCGTTACAGCCACTGGTTCAAGCCTGGAACGGAAGAATATGCCCATCAAGAACGCCTCCGTCGCGTACCCAAGGAAGAGGGGATACGGTTAGAGATTGAATTCAGCGAGCGATATCTCCGGCCTATTGCCGACTGGGACTTCTCGATGCCTCATGTGCTGGAGCTGAAGTTCGAAGAAGTAACGGCCCGGCCTTACGAGTCGATATTGCAGATTTTTGCCTTTCTGGGGTTGCTGGATGAAGATGATTGGACCTGGTGGCGCCAACTTATTGATACGCCTCGCTTTGTGTGGAACAGAGTGGCGCGGCGGTGGGGAGGATGGGGACGCTGGCCGCGCCGCACGATTCCAGCCGAAAAACTGCTCGGGATTGTCTACGAGTTGCAATTTGAGCGTCTGGCCCGTCGCTCCAGAGGGCAGGAAGATCCAAAAAGTCATTATCGGAAAGGGCAGCCGGGTGACTGGCGAAACCACTTTACTGAAGAACATGTGGCGCTCTTCAAGGAGCGGTATCCGGGCCTGTTGGTAAAGCTGGGCTATGAGCCAGATGACAACTGGAGTCTTACAGCGCGAGCTGTTCCCAGCGAATGTACGGGGTGA
- a CDS encoding sulfotransferase domain-containing protein, protein EDVRSHYRKGQPGDWRNHFTEEHVAAFKEKFGDLVVRLGYEPDNNWTLTTATPEEHRNA, encoded by the coding sequence AGGAGGATGTGCGGAGTCATTATCGGAAGGGTCAGCCGGGCGACTGGCGGAATCATTTTACCGAAGAACACGTGGCCGCCTTCAAAGAGAAATTTGGTGATCTGGTTGTCCGCTTGGGCTACGAACCAGATAACAACTGGACCCTGACAACAGCAACACCCGAGGAGCATCGCAATGCCTGA